The genomic stretch CCAGATGCAATTATGTTcttccacaaaggaaaaaaatgaatacatcAGATACTGAATACTCATCAGGAAAACTTTACTCATTTATTTGATGTCTTGTCCTTTGCAGGATGGTTTGAGCCAAACAAGTCTGCTTATTTAAGTATTAAAAACCTTCAGAGCCATAGGAGATTCCAGAAGTGCTGGAATCCTGAGCTCCTCTCCCTCACAGCAAAGGGAATAATCTCTCCCACCCACTTCTTTGCTCAGCCTGATCACTGTGTCCACTGTTTTAGGGTCTCTGGCCCATCTTCTTCAAGGTTCGATTCAGCTGTaattaaagaaagcagcagtcagAAAAATACACAGTGATTAACATAGAGTactgttcccccccacccccccaacctTAATCCAATGCTTCTGCTTCTTGCTCTCCAACTCATTTACAAAAGGGCTCTCACGAAGGTGCAGACAGTGCGCGAGGTAGGAGGGGAACTAGTagatctccctcctcctccccaagaCAGCAGAGGAAGACCTGGGGAGAGGGTACCAACACTTAGCACAGGAAGAATAACTGGGTAACCCTTAGCTAGGTACTGCTCGCATTCACAGGATTTTGCTCCAGAAACttctggcctgcagcagcctctgctggGAGCACAGAGCAGTGACAGGGTGTTGCCTCCTGTCTGAGTGCAAGGCTGAAGTCGCTGGTGCCCCAGAAACATTTACAGCCACTTTCCACAGCCTCAGTTAAGACAGTAGTAATCTGATTTTGATCCTGTTACTGACAGGATCACCACACCTATCTAGGGACAACAGAGCCCTGACAAGGGAGCCACAGACCACACCAGAATCATGTGGGAAGAGAACCTGACACAGCCCAACAGCCAGGGGGTGGTTAGAAGTTGCCTCCCTTTTCACCCACTATGGGGCTGAGTCTTGCGCCCATTATCAGCACCCTTAGGCAGTAAAAATCCTTCTCCTTTTCCACTGTGACTCAGCTGAATGAATGTCTCTCATGCAAGAACTTAGCATTCCTCAAAGGCCACAAGCTGCTGCTTAGACCAACTGCCTTTGGTCAGTGCCTGCACAAGGCACCGCACAGCTGACTGCCTTGCACTCCCACTCCTCCTCCAGGCCCTGCAGAGCCCAAAGCTTCCCCCACATGTCTCCTACAGAGCTACACAATTCTCCTGCCCAGGCCTCACCTCCTCAAACTTGTGGATCTGGCGGATGAAGAAGTCCCCGTAGCGTCGAGCAACCTTTGTGTCTGCAATGTGGATCATGTCCTGCAGAGGGAACAGCATGAAGTCAGGAAACAGACAGGGCTAGCAGGGAGACCCCTGTCAAATGGGAAGAACAACCAAAGGGGCTTCACTCCAGCCCTGATTCAGTATCAAACACATGCCTGACCTGTACTAGTCTCAAAGCAACCTCATTCAGTTCCCTTTGGACTACCGACCCTTTACCCTTGCCTGTGAGGGGTCCCAAAGTCACACTGTATTCACCTCTCATGTTCTTAGTTTCTCCACCTAAGTCCAGCCCCCTTTGCAGCAGTCCCTAGGCCAAACTTTGTCAGCCTTGATTCATGCTCTGCTTCCTTCTACTAATAGGTAAGGGCAGTGCTGTCTACTAGGAGAGCCAGGCTTGCAGTCCAAGTCAGTCAGTCGCAAGTCAGTTTGGTTCAGAACAGGGAAGACAGCATGAATGAGGCCTTGCAGGAAGAGGTCTGCTCTGGAATAATTGTTTCTCCTTGTCTAACAGATAGCAAGAAACCTAGTGGCTGCTGCTGCTATCTTCTTTGAAGAATGAAAGACGATATCCTAAAAGACTTTTCTGCAGCCTTCCACACTGCCCCGAGCTCGCAGAGCAGGCCGATGACTGGACCGTATCTTGAGTTTAGGTTCCTAGAAGAGCAGACAGGGCTAAATGCTGCTCCAGTGAAAAATGCAGCCACAACATGGCCAGCTGAGATACTCCATTTGTCAAGCAAAGGAGAGATGTGGTGGAGACCTACAAAGCTGACAATCCCACCTGACACAATGACAGCACAACCTATCACCCAACTATCATCTCCTGAGAGCAGTGACAGAAAAATGGCTCTGTCAGCCTGGCGGAAGATATTTAGGACCTTTTTTTCCTGGGTGCAATGACTGCCATAGCTGCCTGCCTTATCCTACCACTGCTCATCCATTGACACCCATATTAAACAGGGCTACAGCTTCATCGTGGGCAGCCAAACCCTTCATGTGGCAAAGAAAGAAGGGATGTTTCCCAGAGACTGTACCCAAACTTGGTGTTGTCACTTTCAGAGCCTCCTGGGTGGAGGTAGAGGCTGGTAAGGAGCAGATACTAACCTTGTCAATATAGAAGTCTACCTCAGAGGCAGACTGGAACTCCCCATCCAGGGCAGAGATGCCACTGGTCCACACCAGGTTCTTCATCTTGTGCTTGAAAACAAGCAGCTGGATGCGAAACTCCTGCTCTGTGAGGTCCAAGAAGCCAGCCAGCTTGGCCACAGGCATGGTGGTGTAGAGCTTGAGGAAGCTACGGATGgtagagagctgggcctgctgctgaaccTCATCAGCAAAGACCTTGAGCTGCTGCAGGAAGGGCTCCTTGTGGTAGTTGGGGTGCACATTGTCATAGTTGGGCACCACAGGAGAGAGGAACTTGGGGCAAGCATAACTAAAGAGCTCTTCATAGACTTGTGCGTCACCCTTCTGCATGCGCAGCATCTTATCCCCATATTTCTCTCGCAGCTGCAGATGAATGCTTTCATCTATGCGCATGGGGTACATGGTGAGGGCGATGGCCAGGAGTGCATGCATCTGCTCGTTCTGCTTGTTAATCTGAGACAGACAGGAGAATCTGTTAATTAGTCAATGTGCTCAAGCTTTATGGTGCAGAAAAGAGCTAGGAGTCACATTTTTCAGAGACAGACCCTTTACCCAGAGCATTGACAGTCCCGATGCTCAAGGGAAACAAGGCAAAGAAACAGTGCTTCTGGGCAAAGCAGATGAACCAGTATCAAGGCTATCATCAGTGAAAAAGAAGgctggagaagagggaaggacaGTGGAGTGAATGAATCCGTAGCCACACAGAATCTGGAAAGGCAGAAGCAGGCTAGACTGCTTTGGTGCAAAAAAAGGGCAGAGGATAACATGTAGGGAAGGCAGACAGTTTAACAGCCATGTCCTAAACAGACTTGGCAAGGAACAGTTATCCGGGAGGCCACTGAGGAAAAGGCTAAGAAAATCTGAGAAAATCAGACAGCTGAATGGCTCAAACAGACATACAAAATTTTTGAAGAGTCATGGAATTAGGAACGGCAGGATTTGGCTATGCAAGGAGTTAGAAATGAATTATAAGGATGAAGAGCAGACAGCTGGAGCAGCAGACAAATAGACATCAGAGACAGCTTAGGTGGAAAGAGATAGCAGCTTTGTTTTAGTCACGCTGAGTTTAAACAGTCTGTGAAGCATCTGACAACGGAAGTAGGCTGAAATGCAGGACTGGGCTAGGACTAGAACTGAGTCTGAAGAAGCACTGACAAGATCACTGGCAGCTGACATTCATTAACAAAGCTGCCCAGAGTGAAAGCTCAGATGGAGTAGGAGCAATTGAGCATGCATAACAGCCAAAGGAACTAGTAAAACAACCTGGAAAAAATATTGCCACACATGGCAAAGGAGGTCATAGGACCCCTAGTCACCATTAGCAGCACAGTTCAGGAAGATAAGGGTGGACTATTAGATGTAGGTTATCAGGTGACAGAGGAGAGACAGGCAGCAGCCTTTTTTGCCTGAGAGGCCTAGGCCTTTCCTAGCTCTTACCATCTCGTACTTGTAGGTTGTCCTCTGAAACATGCTCTTGGTCCTCTGGATGTAGAGAAGGATATTGGCAAAGACACGGATAGCATCCTGGTAACGCCGCATCATAAGGTATGCAAATCCCACGTAGTAGTAGGTGGTCACCTGGCACTCAGGCACCCGAGAGTACATGCTCTGAGAAGGATGGACATTAACAATGCTACGTTAGAGGGGAGATAATCACCTTTCACCTGAACAGCTCGTTACCCAGAAGCCAGCTGCCTCTGCATCCATTTCAGTCCCACATATAGAAGGGAGGGGGTCACTGCAGAATATCTCACCTCCCACCCTTCCCTGCAACAGCTTCCTTGCTGTTTAGTTGATCATCCCAATTCCTATGTTTTCCAGCTCCAGCTTCTTGTAAGCAGAGCACTTCTGCACTGTGCCTAATATTGCTTTGCTCAGTCTTGCTCCCCTTTCCCTTTATTTCAGTCCATGTCCTGTGCCAGACGGCACACAGGTGGATCTGTGCCAACCTGTGTTGCAGCTGGAGTTTTGATAGCCACCATCATCACAAGTCATCCAACTCTAGGGAGAGCACTTGCAAAGTGAGAGTGTGCATATTGAGAACAAGCGGGtcaaaaataaagaaaggagCCATTAACTAAGACAAGAACAATGTATCCAGCTAGTACTATTATCACTTATGGTTCAAATAATACCCCCCGTAAGAAAGCTGCCTCTTGCAAACAAGCCTCCTGAAAAGCTAGCCACATGTTCTAAAACAGCAATAGGCATTGCAACAAGCCATCATGTGGCTTGATTTAAGTGTCAAAGCTCCAGCTGTGTTCAACATGAATGAGAATGGAACTAGACACTTCTTCCAGCTCCTCCTGCAAACAAGTTCCTTACACCTACAACAGCTAAAAACAGCTCGTCAGTTGGAAGAATCCTTATGGCAATCTTTCAGGAGCATACTTGAACGAAGGCACTTGAGAAACTGCAAAGGAAGGTTTTACAACAGGTGTTATTACCTTCTTGTTAAGCTCGATGTTCTCCAGAACCTTGATAGCTTGGTAGTAATCCCCTAGCAGAGAGTGTAGACGCAGCAGACCAACCAGACTGAAATAACCCAACATCTTGTAGAGGGAGTGGCGACCATATTCTCCAGCCACGCTTTCGGGATCACCTAGAAATAAAGAACCATGACGCTCTCCTCTAAAGGATCAAGCTTCCTTCCCAATACCTCTGTGCTCACAGGCAAAGGGAGCAAGACCTCAAGTGTAATCAGCAACATATCTCAAACAATAAGGTCAAGATAACCCTCTTCCCAATAACACATCCACTAAGCATTTGATCCAGCTCCCAAAGAAAGCCAGAGCTTAGTCAAATGAAAGCAAGGCAGAACAGACACCAGTCTGGCCTGATATCACCCAGCTAGCTCACCTCCACTAGTATAGACCTCCAGCTGTCGGTTGATGTTGGATTTGTCCACCAGAGAGTGCAGCACATTAAGTACACTGTGGACATTCCAGATCTTGGGATTGGAACGAAGGAAATCGATTTCTTCTTCAGACTTCTTAGCTGTCTTGCAGCGGTACTGGCTGAAGGACTGAAactatgggaaaaagaaaaggagacattTGCTGATGAGAAGCTAGCGTGGAAATGTTCATCTAAGTACACTAGGCTCATAAGTTGATCATGCAAATGATCAAAGTATCAATAAACTACAGGTCACATCAAAGAGAGTTTGAGATCACCTGGCAACCAAGATGACAAATATACCAGCATTAAAGCGTCTAGGGAAAATTTGGTAATGTGCAGAGACAAACCTGAGGAAAAGGGCCAAAAAGCAGAACGAAGATATGAAGGATCTCTAGACAACTAGGCCAAGCAACTACGCATAAATTTGCTACCTGAAGAGGTAGCAAAGACAGTCATGAAGTAAATATGATATATCTGCATATGCACACATCTCTTTCTACATAAGCTTGAGAAGACTGCACTTGAGATACTGTGAGGAATTCCAGGCACCTCTATGATAAAAGTTATAGAGAATGGAATTTATTATAGAGAAAAACAATAACATTTAAGATCTGAATTACTGCACTCAAAACAGTAAgtggaaaaatatttcctaacaTCAAAATCTTAGACCATAGATTATTTCAAATAAGGACAGTAATTTCTCAGTGCAAGCATAAAGGCCCTAGTGACTAAGAAATATAAAGCTAGAGTAAAACCATAGAACACAATAAAGCTAGTGTGAACAAGTATCTCAGTAAGGTCTTTGTGATTATAGCAGATTTCAGTCTGCTATATAAGGCTGCTTTGCAAAAATCAGGCAGAAATGAAGGTGAGTTAAAAAAATATCCGGCAtacaagaactgaaacaaaaacatcagAGGCCCAGGGCTCTTCAAACAGTGCCCAGTAACTTAAAAAACCGCAAATCTACAACTACTTCAGCTACTTGGTGACCCACTAATAACAGTGCCCATCAAAAGTTTATCAACCTACAGTGATACCCTAGCTACAAGAATCACAGAGAGGGGGAAGATGGAAAATTCAATAGCACTACCAGATGCAAGGCCACCCCAAAATGACCCAGTCATACAGTCATATACCTGGTATATGAATTCATCAATGATATCCCAGAGCCATTGGTTGGGCAATTCCAGAGGAGCTGGACCATCAGCATCTATAGAAGAACATAAATAATAGATGAGAGGCATAATACCTTGAGCAAGAATAATGGTGGCAGGCATCAGATGGATGAAGCCTCCAGCAGGGAGGTGATATGCAGCTCTGGCTACctccatttttaaagcatatgAGTATAGGGGGATAATTTCTGGAGTGGGACTACTCAGCAGCAGTGACTCTCAGAAGCTGCACAGATTCTAATGGGTTAACCTCACTGATCCATTCTCTGTGAGAAGAGTGGCAGGAAGTCAACAACATTTACAGTTGCTGACTCCCCTTTGGACAAATTTAAATAGCTGTGAAATGCTGCAGCGCATTTTTCCTTACagcctcattttcttttctaataaagATAAGTAAAGTATTTTCCTTTGCCAACCCTCATCGAGACAGGAAGCTatataagtttattttttaaaagtattttggaaaGTACTGGAATTATTTGGATTTTTTGTGATTCCTTCAACAATCTCAAACACACAGAAAGCTCACAGACTGCTTTCCCCTATATGATCTACAAATGAATgtgttccatttcttctttttcaatttcCTCTCCATAATTCACAAACTGGAAATGAATTGCAGTGACTCACTGAGGATGTAGTTGAAGAGATTGCAATAGTTGTAATAGGACTCAAATCTCTGCTCCAGAGTGGGCCCCCCCTGCAATGAGAAGTCAATACAATCTGTTTAGTTTCAGACATAGCAAAAGTGAATTCATGGGCAACAGCATATGAAGGACAGACAACAGTCACATCAGCAGAGGTTCTCTTCCCGTAACGTTAGAACCAGTACCTTGATGTTCAACCAGGCCCACCAGCACCACCCAGAAAACCTGACATTAAATCACTCTTGACCAGTAGGAAAGATCTGACTTTCCATGTGCAGGCAACTCCTCCTAACACAATCAAGCATTCAAAACTTCTGTGAATAGGATGCCTTATCTTTCCTTGTCCTCCTCACGGCTGTCCAGACTCAAGGGCCTTTTATTACCTTTCACAGCTTTCTGTCCTTCTCCCCTCATGAGAAGCCTTAACAAAGCTTGACAATTCTGCTTCTAGACAATAGCtccaaacatttttgaaagacaaGTAAACATGTTAAAGAATCGCTCTTTCCAGAGTCATCTTCCTTTTTTCACCTGGAGACACTTGAGGGCAGTCTGAGAACTATTAACAGCACAGCTCCAGAATTCAGCCTCTGCTTGGACTCTAAGGTTAACAGAGCAGCCTTTTTGAAGTCCCCATTTCTCCACCCTCTGGCCCACACCAAAACTGCAGTTTTTACTCATCTAACCCATAAATCACACACCTGTCCAGCTTCTTTCCTCAAACAACCACAAACTACTTTGATTTTCCCCTTGTCTTCAAATTAGCTtaaaaaattaccttttaaaaaaaaagcattagtttttaaatttttatttatttatttttaagatcatTATTCCTCCTGTTTCTTTTAGGGTGCCCATGTTTCCCTCTTCAAAAGGCACTCTGAAGCCATG from Dromaius novaehollandiae isolate bDroNov1 chromosome 1, bDroNov1.hap1, whole genome shotgun sequence encodes the following:
- the EIF3L gene encoding eukaryotic translation initiation factor 3 subunit L isoform X1, which codes for MFSQWEGTVVPLRGGGDGKPVASSGSGQGSALPPCPFPPPQPPPPLPAVSPCSDPPLPAGPALSPGAIFAPHRRRPARHGLPGGGLRQRGDPKQDLAYERQYEQQTYQVIPEVIKNFIQYFHKTVSDLIDQKVYELQASRVSSDVIDQKVYEIQDIYENSWTKLTERFFKNTPWPEAEAIAPQVGNDAVFLILYKELYYRHIYAKVSGGPTLEQRFESYYNYCNLFNYILNADGPAPLELPNQWLWDIIDEFIYQFQSFSQYRCKTAKKSEEEIDFLRSNPKIWNVHSVLNVLHSLVDKSNINRQLEVYTSGGDPESVAGEYGRHSLYKMLGYFSLVGLLRLHSLLGDYYQAIKVLENIELNKKSMYSRVPECQVTTYYYVGFAYLMMRRYQDAIRVFANILLYIQRTKSMFQRTTYKYEMINKQNEQMHALLAIALTMYPMRIDESIHLQLREKYGDKMLRMQKGDAQVYEELFSYACPKFLSPVVPNYDNVHPNYHKEPFLQQLKVFADEVQQQAQLSTIRSFLKLYTTMPVAKLAGFLDLTEQEFRIQLLVFKHKMKNLVWTSGISALDGEFQSASEVDFYIDKDMIHIADTKVARRYGDFFIRQIHKFEELNRTLKKMGQRP
- the EIF3L gene encoding eukaryotic translation initiation factor 3 subunit L isoform X2, whose protein sequence is MAYPGEDYDNEAAYDPYAYSNDYDMHTGDPKQDLAYERQYEQQTYQVIPEVIKNFIQYFHKTVSDLIDQKVYELQASRVSSDVIDQKVYEIQDIYENSWTKLTERFFKNTPWPEAEAIAPQVGNDAVFLILYKELYYRHIYAKVSGGPTLEQRFESYYNYCNLFNYILNADGPAPLELPNQWLWDIIDEFIYQFQSFSQYRCKTAKKSEEEIDFLRSNPKIWNVHSVLNVLHSLVDKSNINRQLEVYTSGGDPESVAGEYGRHSLYKMLGYFSLVGLLRLHSLLGDYYQAIKVLENIELNKKSMYSRVPECQVTTYYYVGFAYLMMRRYQDAIRVFANILLYIQRTKSMFQRTTYKYEMINKQNEQMHALLAIALTMYPMRIDESIHLQLREKYGDKMLRMQKGDAQVYEELFSYACPKFLSPVVPNYDNVHPNYHKEPFLQQLKVFADEVQQQAQLSTIRSFLKLYTTMPVAKLAGFLDLTEQEFRIQLLVFKHKMKNLVWTSGISALDGEFQSASEVDFYIDKDMIHIADTKVARRYGDFFIRQIHKFEELNRTLKKMGQRP